The following coding sequences are from one Daphnia pulex isolate KAP4 chromosome 11, ASM2113471v1 window:
- the LOC124208196 gene encoding putative carboxypeptidase suro-1: MKVLFLVFALLATLANAAKVDYTGHKVIRVVPQTDEQLRFLLKLQEGTYDFWGSPSRLGEPVDIRVSPQRYQYLINTLNSASLTHTIRFSDIGKHIEDEERSIILRRAMHSGRAFDFENYHTYSEIEAFVNELATTSPLVSSSVIGTTYEGRGIIMATLSTGSSATKPVMYFECAMHAREWVTPATCLFMMNEIVTKYGTDAEITALLDYADWLITPVSNPDGYEYTWTTDRLWRKNRTPNSGPCFGTDPNRNFDAGFGGPGASDLECSDTYHGPSAFSTEEASAFRDVLAANRGRVVAAITIHSFSQLWMSPYGYQNALPTDYAEMFRVMEISVNALTATYGTVFQYGNIADTIYLASGGSIDWTYDAEGVLYSYALELRDTGLYGTDVRPEVETNSSPSEHNPDPVNGSPSTCNSGGSVFSSPKIITGAGNNPFAVRSSPGRVNNENSGDTVNNSSASIIAPSKFGATASSPCNSSNSVQAVGLSASSSTSHSLKESHDASECNGSSKPLLRPSLIGTGNSFTSSGNSQNHSILKPATLGNPFSRAVDFSVEESPTAQQPGPRRDSGTDATETKPTLLIPSRLNNVSAASSNAPAAAGEGSDEASELATIPATLSDAAAAESVIPSAVPRPSLTSGSLFSTTVTSVPSVANPAPPTPTACANFVFGQKLHERVANPNHTSTEPTSNGAESNANLFTVIPKEKTESETASTNGIAASKTLSDSARELEEARAAKRKYDEVTVVTGEEDEQNALQVYGKLFTFDKVQGTWIERGRGTLRLNDKQLDNHALQSRLVMRTQGCLRVILNTKIWAEMTIDKTSSKSIRMTAVDGDQIRVFLLMASLKDTETLFNALEWRLATLRAHQSRAATAAAAAAAASSMPDSATAYPAVPHNEDGTSSPKRRALSVEEELGDETKKKRSE; encoded by the exons ATGAAGGTTTTGTTTCTCGTTTTCGCCCTTCTGGCCACTCTGGCCAATGCTGCTAAAGTCGATTACACTGG ACACAAGGTGATTCGTGTCGTTCCGCAAACCGACGAACAATTGCGCTTCCTGTTGAAGTTGCAAGAAGGAACTTACGATTTCTGGGGCTCACCGTCGAGACTGGGAGAACCGGTTGATATTCGTGTCAGCCCTCAAAG GTACCAATACCTGATAAACACTTTGAACAGTGCGTCCCTCACCCACACC ATTCGATTCTCCGATATCGGCAAACACATTGAAGATGAAGAGCGCTCCATCATTCTTCGCAGGGCTATGCACTCCGGTCGGGCATTCGATTTTGAAAACTATCACACTTATTcagag ATTGAGGCCTTTGTAAATGAGCTGGCAACAACTAGCCCTTTGGTGTCTTCCTCGGTTATTGGCACCACCTATGAAG GCCGAGGTATTATTATGGCAACACTCAGCACTGGAAGTAGCGCTACTAAACCGGTCATGTACTTTGAATGTGCCATGCACGCCCGAG AATGGGTTACACCTGCCACTTGTCTCTTCATGATGAATGAG attgTTACGAAATACGGTACCGATGCCGAGATTACTGCACTGCTGGACTACGCCGACTGGCTCATCACTCCCGTTTCCAATCCCGATGGTTACGAGTACACCTGGACCACG GATCGTCTGTGGCGCAAAAATCGAACTCCG AACTCGGGTCCCTGCTTTGGCACTGATCCTAACCGTAACTTTGATGCCGGATTCGGTGGACCCGGAGCATCTGATTTGGAATGCTCTGACAC GTACCACGGGCCGTCCGCCTTCTCGACAGAAGAGGCCTCCGCCTTCCGCG ACGTTTTGGCCGCTAACAGAGGACGTGTTGTTGCCGCAATTACGATTCACTCTTTCTCCCAGTTGTGGATGAGTCCTTACGGTTATCAGAATGCCCTGCCCACCGATTACGCCGAAATG TTCCGCGTGATGGAAATCTCTGTCAACG CTCTGACGGCAACTTATGGCACTGTCTTCCAGTACGGAAATATCGCCGACACCATTT ATCTGGCTTCCGGTGGTTCAATTGATTGGACCTACGATGCTGAAGGAGTGCTGTACTCGTACGCTCTGGAGTTGCGCGATACTGGCCTTTATg GTACTGATGTCAGACCTGAAGTGGAGACAAACTCCAGTCCATCAGAACATAACCCCGATCCAGTAAACGGTTCACCATCAACATGTAATTCAg GTGGATCGGTATTTTCGAGTCCAAAGATTATAACCGGAGCCGGAAACAACCCGTTTGCCGTTCGAAGCTCTCCTGGTCGAGTGAACAATGAGAATAGCGGTGACACAGTAAACAATTCGTCCGCTTCCATCATAGCGCCCAGTAAATTTGGTGCTACAGCTTCGTCTCCTTGCAACTCCTCCAATTCGGTTCAAGCTGTCGGATTGTCTGCTTCGTCTTCAACAAGCCATTCCCTCAAAGAGTCTCATG ATGCCTCAGAATGTAACGGTTCCTCTAAACCGCTACTGCGTCCGTCTCTCATCGGAACGGGGAATTCTTTTACGTCGTCCGGGAATTCCCAAAACCATAGCATTTTGAAGCCAGCCACATTGGGAAATCCTTTTTCAAGAGCGGTTGATTTTTCGGTCGAAGAGTCACCCACAGCCCAGCAGCCCGGACCCCGACGCGACTCGGGAACCGATGCGACCGAAACCAAACCGACACTCCTGATACCCTCTCGATTAAACAACGTCAGTGCTGCATCATCAAATGCTCCAGCCGCCGCCGGCGAGGGTAGTGACGAAGCTTCTGAATTGGCTACAATTCCGGCTACATTGTCggatgcagcagctgcagaaTCAGTTATTCCGTCGGCCGTCCCACGCCCATCTCTTACTTCCGGCAGTCTCTTCTCAACTACAGTGACCTCAGTTCCTTCTGTTGCCAACCCTGCCCCTCCTACTCCCACTGCTTGTGCCAACTTCGTGTTTGGACAGAAGCTTCACGAAAGAGTAGCG aaCCCTAATCACACCTCTACAGAACCTACATCCAATGGTGCTGAATCTAATGCTAATCTATTTACCGTTATTCCTAAG GAGAAAACTGAATCCGAAACAGCTTCAACTAATGGAATAGCGGCAAGCAAGACCCTATCGGATTCAGCTCGGGAGTTGGAGGAAGCGCGAGCTGCAAAACGCAAATACGACGAAGTAACTGTTGTCACGGGTGAAGAGGACGAACAGAACGCCCTGCAGGTTTATGGCAAGCTCTTCACTTTTGATAAGGTTCAAG GCACATGGATAGAGCGTGGCCGTGGAACTTTAAGACTCAACGATAAACAGCTCGATAATCACGCACTGCAGTCAAGGCTGGTGATGAGGACACAGGGTTGTCTCCGCGTTATTCTCAACACCAAG ATATGGGCAGAGATGACGATTGACAAAACGAGCAGCAAAAGTATTCGAATGACAGCCGTGGATGGCGATCAGATTcgcgtttttcttcttatg GCTAGTCTCAAAGACACGGAAACGTTGTTCAACGCCTTGGAATGGCGGTTGGCTACTCTACGGGCCCATCAATCGCGAGCAGCAaccgctgccgctgctgctgctgctgccagttCCATGCCGGATTCGGCGACAGCTTACCCGGCCGTACCCCATAACGAAGACGGCACTAGCAGTCCCAAGCGACGAGCTCTTTCCGTTGAAGAAGAGTTAGGCGacgaaactaaaaagaaacgTTCCGAATGA
- the LOC124208195 gene encoding protein jagunal-like, with product MATRGGPVASGTDGSDYGHRERVANQYRISAQSKSRLKACLFFHILLFFLMLAKLSADIFDRLDIFILEIEELEIPKPLVWEYAWCCSLPFVFYGLSSLRRNVIRSMSVFVMGDVVFALLPIFFSLAYYLGDFWQYVSSRSSDGLMLWQGYPYALLWYGFSLVALQIHLFSLFFAHTLISAWRARGGATTKKIN from the exons ATGGCAACGAGAGGTGGTCCAGTCGCATCTGGAACTGATGGATCGGATTATGGACACCGTGAAAGAGTTGCTAACCAGTATCGGATAAG CGCTCAGAGCAAGTCACGACTAAAAgcttgtctctttttccacATACTGCTGTTTTTTCTGATGCTTGCCAAACTGTCTGCTGACATTTTTGATCGACTAGACATCTTTATTTTGGAGATTGAAGAGCTTGAAATCCCCAAG CCACTAGTCTGGGAGTATGCATGGTGCTGCAGCCTGCCATTCGTCTTTTATGGCCTATCGTCATTGCGACGTAATGTCATTAGATCCATGTCTGTTTTTGTCATGGGAGATGTTGTTTTTGCCCTTCTTCCTATCTTCTTTTCCCTGGCATACTACCTTGGTGACTTTTGGCAGTACGTTAGTTCGCGTTCTTCAGATGGCCTGATGTTATGGCAG GGCTATCCATACGCGCTTCTGTGGTACGGATTCTCGTTAGTTGCCCTCCAGATTCACCTCTTCTCTCTGTTTTTCGCACACACTTTGATATCAGCTTGGAGAGCCCGTGGAGGtgcaacaaccaaaaaaattaactga
- the LOC124208198 gene encoding cyclin-dependent kinase 4-like, producing MPSTAGSMAYKKSSMSSKVVGVGEQQQQQQQQRRAMGDSSHYEEIALIGNGAYGTVYKARDTANEGQMVALKKVRVPLTEEGVPMSTLREISLLKQMEKYEHPNIVRLLDICHGPRLEHEQQLVLYMVFEHVDQDLASYLERCPSPGLGAERIKYLMYQILSGVDFLHANRIVHRDLKPQNVLVTAAGQVKLADFGLARIYDVHMVLTSVVVTLWYRSPEVLLTTSYATPIDIWSCGCIFAELFRRKPLFSGQSEADQLSKIFDVIGTPSIDEWPETSLPWNNFANRPPTSISNAVSSSELCDAGAELLEQMLAFDPARRVTAAEALQHRYFREDGYTPITFSPSSSSSLSSSSPVADSARSDTPVPMSCSSNDDSGHSSADGQLPEPDN from the exons ATGCCCAGCACAGCAGGATCGATGGCTTACAAAAAGTCTTCGATGTCGTCCAAAGTCGTCGGTGTAggagagcaacaacaacaacaacagcagcagaggcgTGCCATGGGCGATTCCAGTCATTACGAAGAAATCGCCCTCATCGGCAATG GAGCCTATGGAACGGTGTACAAGGCCCGGGATACGGCCAACGAGGGTCAAATGGTGGCGCTTAAGAAGGTGCGGGTGCCGCTGACGGAAGAGGGCGTGCCCATGTCGACGCTCCGGGAGATTTCCCTACTCAAACAGATGGAAAAGTACGAACACCCCAACATCGTCCG GTTGTTGGATATTTGCCACGGCCCGCGGCTGGAGCACGAGCAACAGTTGGTCCTCTACATGGTGTTTGAGCACGTGGATCAGGATCTTGCCTCGTACCTGGAACGGTGCCCATCACCTGGTCTCGGAGCTGAACGCATCAAG TACTTGATGTATCAGATACTGAGCGGAGTGGATTTCTTGCACGCCAACCGGATCGTCCACAGAGACTTGAAGCCCCAAAACGTGCTGGTCACGGCGGCTGGACAGGTCAAGCTGGCGGATTTCGGATTGGCCCGCATTTACGACGTTCACATGGTTCTCACTTCAGTG GTGGTCACGTTATGGTACCGATCGCCGGAAGTGTTGTTGACGACAAGCTACGCCACTCCGATCGACATTTGGTCGTGCGGATGCATCTTCGCCGAACTCTTCCGCCGGAAGCCACTCTTTAGCGGCCAATCGGAAGCGGATCAACTTTCCAAAATCTTCGA TGTGATTGGAACGCCTTCGATCGACGAATGGCCAGAAACGTCGCTACCCTGGAACAATTTCGCCAATCGGCCGCCAACGTCCATCAGCAACGCTGTGTCTTCATCCGAGTTGTGTGATGCGGGCGCTGAGCTCCTGGAACAGATGCTGGCCTTCGACCCGGCCAGGCGAGTGACGGCCGCCGAGGCCCTGCAGCATCGCTACTTTCGCGAAGACGGCTACACGCCCATCACTTTCTCGccgtcttcctcctcttctctttcGAGCAGCAGCCCAGTGGCCGATTCCGCTCGATCCGACACGCCCGTCCCCATGTCCTGCAGTAGCAACGACGACTCTGGCCACTCGTCGGCTGACGGCCAGCTACCCGAACCCGACAATTGA
- the LOC124208197 gene encoding barH-like 2 homeobox protein — MPVRSFNIQDLLDYDPNNDDCVSSQTRSAKREKESGRKETEETDVTVIIDVENHHQDKVLLHKDENGIDRKNKKDRIHNSEVPLPIYIRADAKFCGSWPPKRRIRTVFTVGQINQLEKRFQTQHYLTAGERIDLARHLNLSVLQVKTWFQNRRMKWKKSSAA, encoded by the exons ATGCCGGTCCGATCGTTTAACATTCAAGATCTACTCGATTACGATCCTAATAACGACGATTGCGTTAGCAGCCAAACAAGATCCGCCAAGCGAGAAAAGGAATCCGGTCGTAAAGAGACGGAAGAGACGGACGTGACCGTCATCATCGACGTCGAAAACCATCACCAGGATAAAGTGTTACTTCACAAGGACGAAAATGGCATCGAccggaagaacaaaaaagatcgAATCCACAATTCAGAAG TTCCATTGCCGATTTACATCCGAGCCGATGCGAAATTCTGCGGTTCGTGGCCACCAAAGAGACGCATCCGCACCGTCTTCACAG TCGGTCAGATTAATCAACTTGAGAAGCGGTTCCAGACACAACACTACTTGACGGCGGGAGAACGGATCGACTTGGCACGCCACCTAAATTTGTCCGTCTTGCAG GTCAAAACGTGGTTTCAGAATCGCCggatgaaatggaagaagagcagcGCCGCTTGA